A genomic stretch from Telmatocola sphagniphila includes:
- a CDS encoding DUF1553 domain-containing protein: MNFEKEIQPIFQKHCYSCHGSEKQKGDLRFDRRDSFFKGGGSGPAIVAGKSEASLLMARIQSKNPEEQMPPQGDRLSSAEIRSIKNWIDRGADWPKTSDVDARLTHWAYQPVKRPDVPSLPKDSTAKNPIDNFLIQKLAQSHLKMNPEADKVTLLRRLKFDLLGLPPTPEEVQAFLKDNDPNAYEKCVDKFLAAPQFGERWARHWLDVVRFAETQGFEMNLFRPNAWPYRDYVIRSLNEDKPYDRFVKEQLAGDQLGQGEATGYLVAGAYDMVKGDPLLNAQQRADELHDIIGTTGTTFLGVTLGCARCHDHKFDPVSQADYYGLKAVFAGVQHGERPVKTGQTTVNPLLNEERFPAVEARYVRMTLLKTEGNAEPCIDELEIFTSGPASRNVALAKNGTKVTASGTLPGYAIHKLEFINDGQPGNSHSWISHQTGQGWVQFELPKVEKIDRVVWSRDRLGQFADRLAVAYRIEVAREPDHWQTVVKKDYTVSDGSSKLPYQIYAGRFTAPEKTHRLLRGEITAPKEEMAAAAPVSLGAKLQLPMNAPEEKRRLALADWIVDPKNPLTARVMVNRLWQHHFGAGIVATPSDFGINGAKPVHPELLDWLADEFVIGGWKMKRIHKLIVMSAAYRQASTPNSQGLAADTDARLLWRYPPARLEAEPLRDTILFISGKLDLTAGGPGFDLFEPNSNYVKVYIPKTKFGPPEWRRMIYMTKQRMRVDDTFGAFDCPDAGQTAPKRTNSTTAFQVLNLFNSPFMLQQAGFFAERIQKEAGKESRAQIQRAFWLAYQREPQEAEIGEAKKLIEKHGLKAFCLALFNTNEFLFVF, from the coding sequence GTGAACTTCGAAAAAGAGATTCAACCGATCTTTCAGAAGCATTGCTACTCCTGCCACGGCTCCGAGAAACAAAAAGGCGATCTGCGTTTTGACCGGCGGGACTCCTTCTTCAAAGGCGGCGGCTCCGGACCGGCAATTGTCGCTGGTAAAAGCGAGGCCAGTCTCCTGATGGCTCGCATTCAGAGCAAAAATCCAGAGGAGCAAATGCCGCCACAGGGAGATCGGCTGAGCTCGGCGGAGATTCGGAGCATTAAAAACTGGATTGATCGCGGGGCCGATTGGCCCAAGACCTCAGATGTGGACGCTCGACTGACGCACTGGGCTTATCAACCGGTTAAACGGCCGGACGTGCCTTCTCTGCCTAAAGACAGCACGGCCAAGAATCCGATTGATAATTTTCTCATCCAAAAGTTGGCTCAATCCCATCTGAAGATGAATCCGGAAGCCGACAAAGTCACACTTCTACGGCGATTGAAATTCGATCTGCTCGGGCTGCCGCCGACGCCCGAGGAAGTGCAGGCATTCCTGAAGGATAACGATCCCAACGCCTACGAGAAATGCGTCGATAAATTCTTAGCGGCTCCGCAATTTGGCGAACGCTGGGCTCGACACTGGCTGGATGTCGTTCGCTTTGCGGAAACTCAAGGCTTCGAGATGAATCTGTTCCGCCCGAATGCCTGGCCCTATCGCGACTATGTCATTCGCTCTCTCAATGAAGACAAGCCTTATGATCGTTTCGTCAAGGAACAACTGGCCGGCGATCAACTGGGGCAGGGGGAAGCGACCGGCTATCTGGTGGCCGGGGCGTACGACATGGTGAAGGGCGATCCGCTTTTGAATGCTCAGCAGCGGGCCGATGAATTGCACGATATCATCGGCACGACCGGCACGACCTTTTTGGGAGTTACGCTCGGTTGTGCCCGCTGTCACGATCACAAGTTTGATCCCGTCTCGCAAGCCGATTACTATGGGCTGAAGGCCGTCTTTGCGGGTGTACAACATGGCGAGCGGCCCGTGAAGACCGGCCAGACGACTGTGAACCCTCTTCTTAACGAAGAGCGATTTCCGGCCGTGGAAGCTCGCTATGTCCGAATGACCCTATTGAAGACCGAGGGCAACGCCGAACCCTGCATAGATGAACTGGAAATCTTCACCAGCGGCCCCGCATCTCGCAACGTAGCTCTGGCTAAAAACGGCACCAAAGTCACGGCCTCCGGCACACTACCTGGTTATGCCATCCACAAGCTGGAATTCATCAATGATGGGCAGCCGGGCAATTCCCATAGCTGGATTTCCCACCAGACTGGGCAGGGCTGGGTGCAGTTCGAACTCCCCAAAGTCGAGAAGATCGATCGAGTTGTCTGGAGTCGGGATCGGCTGGGGCAATTTGCAGACCGGCTGGCGGTCGCTTATCGAATTGAAGTCGCCAGGGAGCCCGATCATTGGCAGACGGTGGTGAAGAAAGATTACACGGTCTCGGATGGCTCAAGTAAACTTCCGTATCAGATTTATGCGGGGCGATTCACGGCTCCGGAAAAGACGCATCGATTGTTGCGCGGCGAAATCACCGCGCCCAAGGAAGAGATGGCTGCGGCCGCACCGGTGAGCCTGGGAGCCAAGCTGCAGTTACCGATGAATGCCCCGGAAGAAAAACGCCGGCTGGCCTTGGCAGATTGGATTGTCGACCCCAAAAATCCGCTCACCGCGCGGGTGATGGTCAATCGCCTCTGGCAGCATCATTTCGGGGCGGGAATCGTGGCCACGCCCAGCGATTTTGGCATCAACGGCGCGAAGCCGGTTCATCCGGAGTTGCTGGATTGGCTGGCCGATGAGTTCGTGATTGGCGGCTGGAAAATGAAGCGGATACACAAGCTGATCGTGATGTCCGCTGCTTATCGTCAGGCCAGCACGCCAAATTCACAGGGATTGGCGGCCGATACGGATGCTCGACTGCTCTGGCGGTATCCGCCCGCTCGACTCGAAGCGGAGCCGCTGCGCGATACGATTCTATTCATTTCGGGCAAACTCGATTTGACAGCGGGGGGACCGGGCTTCGATCTCTTCGAGCCGAATTCCAATTATGTGAAAGTCTATATTCCCAAGACCAAATTCGGTCCGCCCGAATGGCGGCGCATGATCTACATGACCAAACAGAGAATGCGCGTCGATGATACCTTCGGAGCGTTCGATTGTCCCGATGCCGGGCAGACCGCCCCGAAGCGAACCAATTCCACCACGGCCTTTCAGGTGTTGAATTTGTTCAACAGTCCGTTCATGTTGCAGCAGGCCGGTTTCTTCGCGGAACGGATTCAGAAAGAAGCCGGGAAGGAAAGTCGGGCGCAGATCCAACGAGCTTTCTGGCTGGCCTATCAAAGGGAACCGCAGGAAGCCGAGATTGGGGAAGCGAAAAAATTGATCGAGAAGCATGGTTTGAAAGCGTTCTGTCTCGCGCTGTTCAACACTAATGAATTCCTGTTTGTATTCTAA